In the Caenorhabditis elegans chromosome X genome, one interval contains:
- the C44C10.9 gene encoding CX domain-containing protein (Confirmed by transcript evidence), whose product MEIALQGDSKGILYEGYTKAFKQCIFEEGDVEGKNERYEFRCDYDLECCGRTCCIPQATTIPFWLMLILIALAIFLIALLLACLAYYLAKYLKSRPKKEKFIPSPMQETTLMMPKPVQITQRNEDEISRASVAQHVEPAPLSPQRAHNAFYRPFVADDVDDRDMPAPLRGSISYHSVNELTNSQFGTIKTIEKPKDRSSERMYKRPGFDNVPSY is encoded by the exons ATGGAGATAGCACTGCAAGGCGACAGCAAGGGTATACTCTACGAAGGCTACACCAAAGCCTTCAAACAGTGCATTTTCGAAGAAGGAGATGTAGAGGGAAAGAACGAACGATATGAATTCCG TTGTGACTATGATCTCGAATGTTGTGGACGTACCTGCTGCATTCCACAAGCCACTACTATCCCATTCTG GTTGATGTTGATTCTTATTGCATTGGCCATTTTCTTGATAGCACTTCTACTCGCCTGTCTAGCGTACTATTtggcaaaatatttgaaatcccgTCCAAAGAAAG aaaaattcatccCGTCTCCAATGCAAGAGACGACGTTGATGATGCCAAAACCAGTGCAGATCACGCAGAGAAACGAGGATGAAATCAGCCGAGCATCGGTTGCTCAGCACGTCGAGCCCGCTCCATTGTCCCCTCAAAGAGCACACAACGCCTTTTACAG ACCGTTTGTTGCCGACGATGTTGATGACAGAGACATGCCTGCTCCACTTCGCGGCTCTATCTCGTATCATTCCGTGAATGAGCTCACAAACAGCCAGTTCGGAACAATTAA aacaatTGAGAAACCCAAGGATCGCAGCTCAGAGCGTATGTACAAAAGACCAGGATTTGACAACGTTCCATCTTACTAA
- the C44C10.9 gene encoding CX domain-containing protein (Confirmed by transcript evidence), whose translation MEIALQGDSKGILYEGYTKAFKQCIFEEGDVEGKNERYEFRCDYDLECCGRTCCIPQATTIPFWLMLILIALAIFLIALLLACLAYYLAKYLKSRPKKDANATSSTTGNKYSALRNNGELVDEYAFQEQKYSTPDDIYSAYGRKYETGSRNGGYKNGYGNGRNLDVERSGGPDDGYRRREYAVSQNYLRRPSNNVYDSDNGSMVRHGVHETVEESFKQEIVYERPVSTDSREML comes from the exons ATGGAGATAGCACTGCAAGGCGACAGCAAGGGTATACTCTACGAAGGCTACACCAAAGCCTTCAAACAGTGCATTTTCGAAGAAGGAGATGTAGAGGGAAAGAACGAACGATATGAATTCCG TTGTGACTATGATCTCGAATGTTGTGGACGTACCTGCTGCATTCCACAAGCCACTACTATCCCATTCTG GTTGATGTTGATTCTTATTGCATTGGCCATTTTCTTGATAGCACTTCTACTCGCCTGTCTAGCGTACTATTtggcaaaatatttgaaatcccgTCCAAAGAAAG ACGCGAATGCAACTTCCTCTACTACTGGTAATAAGTACTCTGCTCTCCGTAACAATGGTGAACTTGTTGATGAATACGCATTCCAAGAGcaaaaatacagtacccctgATGATATCTACAGTGCTTATGGTAGAAAATATGAGACTGGCTCCAGAAACGGAGGATACAAGAATGGATACGGAAATGGCAGGAATTTGGATGTTGAACGCTCAGGAGGCCCAGATGATGGATACCGAAGACGAGAGTACGCCGTGAGCCAGAACTATCTCAGAAGACCGTCGAATAATGTGTATGACAGCGACAACGGATCAATGGTCCGTCATGGAGTGCATGAAACTGTGGAAGAGAGTTTTAAACAGGAGATTGTCTATGAAAGGCCTGTTTCGACAGATTCCAGAGAAATGCTCTGA
- the C44C10.9 gene encoding Microtubule-associated protein Jupiter (Confirmed by transcript evidence), whose protein sequence is MQETTLMMPKPVQITQRNEDEISRASVAQHVEPAPLSPQRAHNAFYRPFVADDVDDRDMPAPLRGSISYHSVNELTNSQFGTIKTIEKPKDRSSERMYKRPGFDNVPSY, encoded by the exons ATGCAAGAGACGACGTTGATGATGCCAAAACCAGTGCAGATCACGCAGAGAAACGAGGATGAAATCAGCCGAGCATCGGTTGCTCAGCACGTCGAGCCCGCTCCATTGTCCCCTCAAAGAGCACACAACGCCTTTTACAG ACCGTTTGTTGCCGACGATGTTGATGACAGAGACATGCCTGCTCCACTTCGCGGCTCTATCTCGTATCATTCCGTGAATGAGCTCACAAACAGCCAGTTCGGAACAATTAA aacaatTGAGAAACCCAAGGATCGCAGCTCAGAGCGTATGTACAAAAGACCAGGATTTGACAACGTTCCATCTTACTAA
- the C44C10.9 gene encoding CX domain-containing protein (Confirmed by transcript evidence): MLILIALAIFLIALLLACLAYYLAKYLKSRPKKEKFIPSPMQETTLMMPKPVQITQRNEDEISRASVAQHVEPAPLSPQRAHNAFYRPFVADDVDDRDMPAPLRGSISYHSVNELTNSQFGTIKTIEKPKDRSSERMYKRPGFDNVPSY, from the exons ATGTTGATTCTTATTGCATTGGCCATTTTCTTGATAGCACTTCTACTCGCCTGTCTAGCGTACTATTtggcaaaatatttgaaatcccgTCCAAAGAAAG aaaaattcatccCGTCTCCAATGCAAGAGACGACGTTGATGATGCCAAAACCAGTGCAGATCACGCAGAGAAACGAGGATGAAATCAGCCGAGCATCGGTTGCTCAGCACGTCGAGCCCGCTCCATTGTCCCCTCAAAGAGCACACAACGCCTTTTACAG ACCGTTTGTTGCCGACGATGTTGATGACAGAGACATGCCTGCTCCACTTCGCGGCTCTATCTCGTATCATTCCGTGAATGAGCTCACAAACAGCCAGTTCGGAACAATTAA aacaatTGAGAAACCCAAGGATCGCAGCTCAGAGCGTATGTACAAAAGACCAGGATTTGACAACGTTCCATCTTACTAA
- the C44C10.12 gene encoding Late expression factor 11 (Predicted): MTTFCQNSMKKFCFAAVSLRSSSNSDGLDGYMLGPVDIRIIAAYIHHNNTYHGGFTYEQIGHFVRIMKNREKTHDVPNNWRNVCTAIETIMDEYQLMERKKKVQMQQHSTHNRQSSDICFKVPNQIRVKAQTKCSDLASEMKRREAAIQEFENFFSSLENDYPNP; the protein is encoded by the exons ATGACAACGTTTTGCCAAAAcagtatgaaaaaattttgcttcgCTGCTGTTTCGTTGCGCTCCTCGAGTAATTCGGACGGTCTAGACGGTTACATGCTGGGACCTGTGGATATCA GAATTATTGCTGCATACATTCACCATAACAACACGTATCACGGAGGATTCACGTATGAACAGATTGGCCATTTTGTCCGCATTAtgaaaaaccgagaaaaaa CTCACGACGTTCCGAACAATTGGCGAAATGTTTGCACTGCTATTGAGACAATTATGGATGAG TATCAACTTAtggagagaaagaaaaaggtCCAAATGCAACAACATTCCACACACAATCGTCAATCATCAGATATATGCTTCAAAGTCCCAAATCAGATTCGTGTGAAGGCTCAAACGAAGTGCTCTGATCTGGCAAGTGAAATGAAACGCAGAGAGGCTGCAATTCAAGAATTCGAAAACTTCTTTTCTAGCTTGGAAAACGACTATCCAAatccataa
- the C44C10.3 gene encoding Major facilitator superfamily (MFS) profile domain-containing protein (Confirmed by transcript evidence), whose amino-acid sequence MFYDVNRFHLCVFVTWQLVNFAVGQYIFNIFSIHVPKWKCGDGPVTKDCKVYQSCPKDNLTFVDPIFTSVAMDFDWVCGSSAHYQSFFSLVQYLGVLVGTVLFGTLSDKYGRKPIGILVIVIAIISLLGTGLSPNRQLLFIARFCSGLSIAGVLVCICAWILESILSHQRMVIRAFFNWGWTRVFITVVCYLTQEWRLASYVCAACLVPALLMLIFLIPESAIWLHSKGETAKMIESEKFMAKIAGVSYVPIEHKLIHSKTLLETLNTKGLFKKLFVLWIMWFFVAVCGFANDLNSNSLAGNLYLNQALFGILLVLSKIVLLFVDTKFENFKRRTLHQGSQSGMIISFLILAIFLWIDYHGTGFLIVYLFGTMFIEYTWDAVYLCAIESMETSSRASAVGSCSLMARIGSLLAPFLTYANTWWPPAVYFTIIVLGTVNLIISFMFLQETKNVNLDEVQVNDDEAQEEKIAMLQT is encoded by the exons ATGTTTTACGATGTTAATCGATTTCATCTATGCGTTTTCGTAACTTGGCAGCTCGTCAATTTTGCTGTCGggcaatatattttcaatattttctccaTTCACGTTCCAAAATGGAAATGTGGAGATGGCCCAGTAACAAAAGATTGCAAAGTCTACCAGTCTTGTCCGAAGGATAATCTCACGTTTGTAGATCCTATTTTTACATCAGTTGCTATGGA TTTCGATTGGGTTTGTGGTTCTTCTGCTCATTATCAATCATTTTTCTCGTTGGTTCAATATCTGGGTGTTCTTGTTGGAACTGTTTTATTTGGAACTTTGTCAGACAAATATGGGCGGAAACCAATTGGAATTTTAGTAATAGTGATTGCAATTATTTCGCTTCTAGGTACCGGACTTTCTCCAAATCGCCAATTGCTTTTTATAGCACG attttgcTCCGGCTTATCAATTGCAGGTGTTCTAGTATGTATATGTGCATGGATCCTTGAATCGATTCTATCTCACCAGAGGATGGTTATAcgtgcatttttcaattgggGGTGGACAAGAGTTTTCATTACAGTTGTATGTTATTTGACACAAGAATGGAGATTGGCTTCTTATGTATGTGCAGCGTGTCTTGTTCCAGCTCTTCTCATGCTGATTTTCTTGATTCCAGAGTCTGCCATATGGTTACATAGCAAG GgtgaaactgcaaaaatgatTGAGAGTGAGAAATTCATGGCAAAAATCGCAGGAGTTTCTTATGTTCCAATTGAACACAAACTGATTCACTCAAAAACTTTATTAGAAACTCTCAATACGAAAGGGTTATTCAAAAAGCTGTTCGTATTATGGATCATGTGGTTTTTCGTTGCTGTTTGTGGATTTGCAAATGATTTGAATTCAAACAGTCTTGCCGGAAACCTTTACTTGAATCAAGCGTTATTCGGTATATTACTTGTGCTGTCAAAAATTGTACTGCTTTTTGTGGataccaaatttgaaaactttaaacgGAGAACGTTGCATCAAGGATCACAATCCGGAATGATAATTAGCTTTCTCATTTTAGCAATATTTTTATGGATTGACTATCAT GGAACAGGTTTCCTAATCGTTTACCTTTTTGGAACAATGTTCATCGAATACACATGGGATGCTGTATATCTTTGTGCTATTGAATCGATGGAAACTTCTTCTCGAGCAAGTGCAGTTGGCTCATGTTCATTAATGGCTAGAATTGGTAGTCTTTTGGCACCATTTCTTACTTATGCAAACACGTGGTGGCCCCCTGCAGTTTATTTCACTATTATTGTTTTGGGGACTGTAAACTTGATAATATCATTTATGTTTTTG caagaaacgaaaaatgtaaatttggaTGAAGTACAAGTTAACGACGATGAGGCACAGGAAGAGAAAATTGCGATGTTGCAGACCTAA
- the C44C10.9 gene encoding CX domain-containing protein (Confirmed by transcript evidence), whose product MLILIALAIFLIALLLACLAYYLAKYLKSRPKKDANATSSTTGNKYSALRNNGELVDEYAFQEQKYSTPDDIYSAYGRKYETGSRNGGYKNGYGNGRNLDVERSGGPDDGYRRREYAVSQNYLRRPSNNVYDSDNGSMVRHGVHETVEESFKQEIVYERPVSTDSREML is encoded by the exons ATGTTGATTCTTATTGCATTGGCCATTTTCTTGATAGCACTTCTACTCGCCTGTCTAGCGTACTATTtggcaaaatatttgaaatcccgTCCAAAGAAAG ACGCGAATGCAACTTCCTCTACTACTGGTAATAAGTACTCTGCTCTCCGTAACAATGGTGAACTTGTTGATGAATACGCATTCCAAGAGcaaaaatacagtacccctgATGATATCTACAGTGCTTATGGTAGAAAATATGAGACTGGCTCCAGAAACGGAGGATACAAGAATGGATACGGAAATGGCAGGAATTTGGATGTTGAACGCTCAGGAGGCCCAGATGATGGATACCGAAGACGAGAGTACGCCGTGAGCCAGAACTATCTCAGAAGACCGTCGAATAATGTGTATGACAGCGACAACGGATCAATGGTCCGTCATGGAGTGCATGAAACTGTGGAAGAGAGTTTTAAACAGGAGATTGTCTATGAAAGGCCTGTTTCGACAGATTCCAGAGAAATGCTCTGA
- the C44C10.11 gene encoding Rhoptry protein (Confirmed by transcript evidence), protein MVRKSFKRNHSSTAEDDNKDFDIKKVSDGLSSSISEPFVVANFPKNKQWDIDEMTTNEKYIAYLPTVVKVTPAHKKRLLMNAELNNLFENLRTHKTGPLDTEIDGANFVAIEKDVEPHLIRKIQLLPNGMLKLIWPVLPRNEYESNSNNQEEIDATKKELSETKKQLETERQKSIESQRFLEKSCNEKVSKLAVENQKLKNKMAQKSDETDSAYRMILELKKKHEQELQMKNSTIMKLEDNVKFNNSSNEQFSKMTTENQQLKDWMATKTKEVEHAAKMMLELKQKHIEELQMKTTQITKLENDVKLNGNFMDHISELTEENHNLKEQLKQKTDAETKMIAEMKKKHRGERHYMNSRITKLEDALEYKDNQLSKREIAHNKLLDQLSGILNEQRTIGK, encoded by the exons ATGGTTCGAAAGAGCTTTAAAAGAAACCATTCTTCGACGGCTGAGGATGATAATAAGgattttgatatcaaaaaagtCAGCGATGGTTTATCATCTTCAATTAGTGAACCCTTCGTGGTAGctaattttcctaaaaacaaGCAATGGGATATTGATgaaatg acAACAAACGAAAAGTACATCGCTTACTTACCAACAGTGGTAAAAGTTACTCCAGCCCACAAAAAACGACTATTGATGAATGCAGAGCTGAATAATTTGTTCGAGAACCTCCGTACTCACAAAACTGGTCCATTGGATACAGag attgacgGGGCCAACTTTGTTGCAATAGAGAAAGATGTTGAACCACATCTG ATCCGGAAGATCCAGTTGCTTCCTAACGGCATGCTCAAACTAATTTGGCCTGTTCTACCCAGAAATGAGTACGAGAGTAATTCTAACAACCAAGAAGAGATTGacgcaacaaaaaaagaactcAGCGAAACAAAAAAGCAATTGGAAACTGAGagacaaaaatcgatagaatCCCAacgatttctggaaaaaagctgtaatgaaaaagtttcaaaactggCAGTGGAAAaccagaaactgaaaaataaaatggcaCAAAAATCGGACGAAACTGATTCCGCATACAGGATGATTCtagaattgaagaaaaaacatgagCAAGAActacaaatgaaaaattcaacaattatGAAGTTAGAAGACAATGTTAAATTCAATAACAGCTCCaatgaacaattttccaaaatgacaACTGAAAATCAACAACTCAAAGACTGGATGGCAACGAAAACAAAAGAAGTAGAACATGCTGCCAAGATGATGCTcgaactgaaacaaaaacacattGAAGAGCTACAAATGAAAACTACACAAAtcacaaaacttgaaaatgatGTTAAACTCAATGGCAATTTTATGGACCACATTTCTGAATTAACTGAAGAAAACCATAATCTTAAGGAAcagttgaaacaaaaaactgatgCCGAAACCAAGATGATCGccgaaatgaaaaagaagcaTCGGGGTGAAAGACATTACATGAATTCAAGAATTACAAAATTGGAGGATGCTTTGGAATACAAGGACAACCAACTCAGTAAAAGGGAAATTGCTCATAACAAACTGCTGGATCAACTTTCGGGTATTTTAAACGAACAAAGAACAATCGGGAAATGA
- the C44C10.15 gene encoding MSP domain-containing protein (Confirmed by transcript evidence), with protein sequence MALLIDFPEGTRTINFEIPTNVKMKVSMSPVTGCKIKIVPLQSNPLELTKTLPKTKTSYSVFLGSHTDSATSSSRSPTSPCFPILRNGPNANPTLVYENLPILNALHNNIKKTTGHTQLPISIHTSTCASPFHLQASSFNNIGTTEVIHF encoded by the exons ATGGCTCTATTAATCGATTTCCCGGAAGGAACCAGAAcgatcaattttgaaatcccTACAAACGTGAAAATGAAAGTGTCAATGTCACCAGTCACTGgatgcaaaattaaaatagtc CCACTGCAATCAAATCCTCTCGAACTGACTAAAACCTTACCAAAAACAAAGACGTCATATTCGGTGTTTTTGGGATCCCATACCGATAGTGCTACG TCTTCATCAAGATCTCCAACTTCTCCCTGTTTTCCCATTTTGAGAAACGGTCCAAATGCAAATCCAACTCTTGTTTATGAg AATCTTCCCATTTTGAACGCTCTCCATaacaacattaaaaaaactacagGACATACT CAGCTTCCTATTTCAATACATACATCAACATGTGCATCGCCATTTCATCTTCAAGCATCATCTTTT AACAACATTGGCACCACCGAAGTAATTCATTTTTAG
- the col-180 gene encoding Nematode cuticle collagen N-terminal domain-containing protein (Confirmed by transcript evidence): protein MSDIKQLEHEASSLRRVALVGVAVSFTATLVCIIAAPMLYNYMQHMQSVMQSEVDFCRSRSGNIWREVTRTQVLAKVSGGSVRSRRQAGYESAGVEGSFSSQGGCCGCGVSAAGPPGAPGQDGEDGSDGQPGAPGNDGPDGPAATPAPAHEFCFDCPAGPPGPAGPAGPKGPNGNPGSDGQPGAPGNNGNAGGPGAPGQAGQDGHPGNAGAPGAPGRVNEVPGPAGAPGAPGPDGPAGPAGSPGAPGNPGSQGSQGPVGDNGAAGAPGQPGGNGNNGADGETGAPGGCDHCPPPRTAPGY, encoded by the coding sequence ATGTCGGATATCAAGCAACTTGAGCACGAGGCTAGCTCCCTCCGCCGTGTGGCTCTCGTCGGAGTCGCCGTTTCTTTCACCGCCACATTGGTGTGCATTATTGCCGCTCCAATGCTCTACAACTACATGCAACACATGCAATCTGTTATGCAATCCGAAGTTGATTTCTGTCGTTCCCGATCTGGAAACATCTGGAGAGAGGTAACCCGCACTCAAGTTCTCGCTAAGGTTTCTGGAGGATCTGTTCGTTCCCGCCGTCAAGCGGGATACGAGAGCGCCGGAGTTGAGGGATCATTCTCCAGCCAAGGAGGATGCTGCGGATGCGGTGTCTCTGctgctggaccaccaggagcaccaggacaaGACGGAGAAGATGGTTCCGATGGTCaaccaggagcaccaggaaatGACGGACCAGATGGACCAGCAGCCACTCCAGCTCCAGCTCACGAATTCTGCTTCGACTGCCCagccggaccaccaggaccagccggaccagctggaccaaAGGGACCAAACGGAAACCCAGGATCCGACGGACagccaggagccccaggaaacAACGGAAACGCCGGAGGaccaggagctccaggacaaGCTGGACAAGACGGACATCCAGGAAACGCCGGAGctccaggagccccaggaagAGTCAACGAGGTTCCAGGCCCAGCCGGAgcaccaggagccccaggaccagACGGACCAGCCGGACCAGCCGGAtccccaggagccccaggaaatCCAGGATCCCAAGGATCACAAGGACCAGTCGGAGACAATGGAGCCGCTGGCGCcccaggacaaccaggaggCAACGGAAACAACGGAGCCGACGGAGAGACCGGAGCACCAGGTGGTTGCGATCACTGCCCACCACCAAGAACTGCCCCAGGATATTAA